The Bacteroidales bacterium DNA window GGTGGAGCTAACTGGCAAATTAACGGCCATTGGTATGGAGGATGCAGTGTGCCCGCCGTTCATGCTGATCAGCATTTCTTCGGTTATAATCCTATTAATAACAGGCTATACATAGGCAACGATGGTGGAATCTACTGGACGGATAACGGGGGAAATAACTGGGTGGAAATCACAAACGGATTAGCCATCAGCCAGGCTTATAAACTTGGCCAAAGCGCCACTGAGGACGATCTTGTGGTAAATGGCTACCAGGATAATGGTACTTCTATACTTGAAGGAACAGAATGGTCAGCAATTGGTGGTGGAGATGGAATGGAATGTGCCATCGACTTTACAGATCCCATGTACCGCTATACAACGGTATATTATGGATCTATCCAAAGAGTTTATGGCTTCCAGGGACAAGGCACAATTGCTGCCAATGGGGTAAATGGAATTGATGAAGAAGGTGCTTGGGTAACCCCTTTCATTCTGGATGCCAATGATCCGAATTCAATGTTCATAGGCTATAAAAATGTCTGGAGATCTGATAATATTAAAGCTGCCAATGTAGGTTCTGTTAAATGGAAGAGAATCTCTGCCATCAATACTCCTAACCTTGAAGTATTGGAACAATCTCCGGTCAATACCGACATTCTTTATGCTTCCAATGCAGGAAATCTTTATATCTGCACCAATGCTCATGCTGAGTTCACTTCATGGCTGAGTATTTCAGGAAATCTGCCCGGTGCAGGTGCAATCACTTCTATAGAAGCTCATCCCTTTGAAGAAAATACTGTTTATATTGTACAAAACAGGCATGTCTACAAATCGCAGGATAAGGGAACCACATGGACAGATCTTACCGGTGGATTGCCTGATATTCCAATCAGCAGCATTGTTTATTACAAACAAAGCCAGGAAGGCTTATACATAGGAACCGATGCAGGTGTTTTTTACCGTGAAAACGGGATGACTGACTGGATTCCTTTTATTAATGGAATGCCTGCCAATGTGCGGGTAACAGAACTGGAAATCTATTACGATCCATCTGGCCCGGCAGGTGACCGAATTAAAGCTGCAACTTATGGACGTGGAATGTGGAAGTCCGATATGTATGGAAATACGCCAGTGGTAAACTTCACTGCCGACCCACTTCTTATTCCATTTGGATGTACAGTAAATTTTAAAGATCTCTCCAGTGGAGTTCCTACAAACTGGCTATGGACTTTTCCAGGAGGACAACCTTCAACTTCTACTGAAAAAAATCCTTCCGGGATACTCTATGCTGCTCCGGGAGTGTATGATGTGCAACTCATTGCAGGCAACTCAGTTGGAAGCGACACTACTATAAAAAGTGCATACGTTGTGGTAAGTGATACCATCCAACCCATTGCCGGATTCTCTGCGAGCCCCAGGATATTCTGTAATATCAATCAAACAGTAAGTCTTACTGATACTTCCAAATATTGTCCCTATGCATGGCAATGGAGTATCACTCCATCAACTTTTAGTTTTGTTAATGGAACTGCAGCCGACTCCCAGCATCCCCAGGTGAAATTCGAGGAAAATGGCTCATATAATGTTAGTCTTACGATTCTCAATTCAAATGGGATGTCATCAATTACAAAGGAGGATTATATAGTAGTTGGAGGTTATCTCCTACCCTTTGCCGAGGATTTCGAAAGTGGCAATTTTGTTACTAAAGGCTGGACTATTGAAAATCCTGACAACCTGGTTACATGGGATATTGCTGAAGTTGGTGGAAACACTCCTGGCAACCAGGCAGCCCGAATGAATTTCTTTGAGTATTCTGTCCCCCCCGGACGCAGGGATCGCTTAATTTCTCCTGTAATGAATTTCTCAGCTACCAGCCCGGTATTCCTCACCTTTGAACATGCGTATTCCACGCGATATACGTCCTTCTCCGATTCATTGATCATACTGGTTTCTGAAGATTGCGGAATCTCCTGGGAAAGAGTATTTGCTGCCGGAGAAAAAGGTCAAGGTACCTTTGCAACTGTCCCAAAAATGACCGTTGCCT harbors:
- a CDS encoding PKD domain-containing protein, translating into MKDNRSTFLLGLLVLITFAFTVPQLSAQSKADTASYPYWIQMMQDPNANFFETQKAFNTYWQDRTVTRGSGWKPFKRWEYFMHTRVNPDGSQQSPDHVQKAYNEYIQRKDQSTSLAGNWTSQGPFVLPSDKGYKGLGRINAIGFHPTDPNIIYIGAPAGGLWVTTVGGNSWSTTTDMLPTLGVSAIVVDPVNPSIIYIGTGDRDAGDAPGVGVMKSTDSGQTWSSANTGMGNVIISKMLIDPNNNSVIYAASTSGMYKSTDGAATWTRKAIGGFKDLVFKPNNPSILYAAQGGLFFRSLDAGETWNQVSNGIAAGTRGVLAVSPAAPEMVYFLLAKGDNGFRGLYRSTDGGSTFTERSDSPNIMDWSCEGSGSGGQAWYDLALAADPVNPDIIYAGGVNVWKSTNGGANWQINGHWYGGCSVPAVHADQHFFGYNPINNRLYIGNDGGIYWTDNGGNNWVEITNGLAISQAYKLGQSATEDDLVVNGYQDNGTSILEGTEWSAIGGGDGMECAIDFTDPMYRYTTVYYGSIQRVYGFQGQGTIAANGVNGIDEEGAWVTPFILDANDPNSMFIGYKNVWRSDNIKAANVGSVKWKRISAINTPNLEVLEQSPVNTDILYASNAGNLYICTNAHAEFTSWLSISGNLPGAGAITSIEAHPFEENTVYIVQNRHVYKSQDKGTTWTDLTGGLPDIPISSIVYYKQSQEGLYIGTDAGVFYRENGMTDWIPFINGMPANVRVTELEIYYDPSGPAGDRIKAATYGRGMWKSDMYGNTPVVNFTADPLLIPFGCTVNFKDLSSGVPTNWLWTFPGGQPSTSTEKNPSGILYAAPGVYDVQLIAGNSVGSDTTIKSAYVVVSDTIQPIAGFSASPRIFCNINQTVSLTDTSKYCPYAWQWSITPSTFSFVNGTAADSQHPQVKFEENGSYNVSLTILNSNGMSSITKEDYIVVGGYLLPFAEDFESGNFVTKGWTIENPDNLVTWDIAEVGGNTPGNQAARMNFFEYSVPPGRRDRLISPVMNFSATSPVFLTFEHAYSTRYTSFSDSLIILVSEDCGISWERVFAAGEKGQGTFATVPKMTVAFTPSTPEDWCGGGWGSACYLVDLTHYANKQGIQLAFESYNRFGNNLYIDNIAISRTTNLFEKPGIDNAIVIYPNPSNGIVTLSSQRQVEDLKLQIFNTLGKAVMSKELPSGSALNEVVDMSAFPKGIYLFSISEKNGVQQSKVVLQ